One Mustela nigripes isolate SB6536 chromosome 5, MUSNIG.SB6536, whole genome shotgun sequence DNA segment encodes these proteins:
- the RAB23 gene encoding ras-related protein Rab-23 — MLEEDMEVAIKMVVVGNGAVGKSSMIQRYCKGIFTKDYKKTIGVDFLERQIQVNDEDVRLMLWDTAGQEEFDAITKAYYRGAQACVLVFSTTDRESFEAISSWREKVVAEVGDIPTVLVQNKIDLLDDSCIKNEEAEALAKKLKLRFYRTSVKEDLNVTEVFKYLAEKYLQKLKQQIAEDPELMHSSSNKIGVFNTSTGSHSGQNSGTLNGGDVINLRPNKQRTKKNRNPFSSCSIP, encoded by the exons ATGTTGGAGGAAGATATGGAAGTGGCCATCAAGATGGTGGTTGTAGGGAATGGAGCAGTTGGAAAATCAAGTATGATTCAGCGATATTGCAAAGGCATTTTTACAAAAGACTACAAGAAAACCATTGGAGTTGATTTTTTGGAGCGACAAATCCA AGTCAATGATGAAGATGTCAGATTAATGTTGTGGGATACAGCAGGTCAAGAGGAATTTGATGCAATAACAAAAGCCTACTATCGAG GAGCCCAGGCTTGTGTGCTTGTATTTTCTACCACAGACAGGGAATCTTTTGAAGCAATTTCCAGTTGGAGAGAGAAAGTAGTAGCTGAAGTTGGAGATATACCAACTGTGCTTGTGCAAAACAAGATTGACCTCTTGGATGATTCTTGTATAAAGAA TGAAGAAGCTGAGGCACTGGCAAAAAAGTTAAAGCTAAGATTCTACAGAACGTCAGTGAAAGAAGATCTAAATGTGACTGAAg tttttaaatatttggctgAAAAATACCTTCAAAAACTCAAACAGCAAATAGCTGAGGATCCAGAATTAATGCATTCAAGTAGTAACAAAATTG GTGTCTTTAATACATCTACTGGAAGTCACTCGGGTCAGAATTCAGGTACCCTTAATGGTGGAGATGTCATCAATCTTAGACCCAACAAACAGAGgaccaagaaaaacagaaatcctTTTAGCAGCTGTAGCATACCCTAA